One genomic segment of Profundibacter amoris includes these proteins:
- a CDS encoding ABC transporter permease — protein sequence MSLSIATRIARRELRGGLQGFRIFLACLLLGVGAIAAVGTVRVSIEQGLQQEGATILGGDAEVSFTHRSAGDEEQAWLANTANVLSEIIDFRSMVVLQRGETIETGLTQVKAVDNAYPLYGAVVLKPDIPLAQALAVKDALPGAVMQKILIDRLGLKIGDRFRLGEQEFRLAAALVREPDSAGSGFGLGPRTIVATTALKQSGLIQPGSLFEVHYRMLLAKDANLDQLKSQAEEQFSTRGLRWRDSRNGAPGIQLFVERIASFLVIVGLAGLAVGGVGVSAAVRSYLGGKTATIATLKTLGADGRTIFQVYMIQIGVLTILGVGLGVAFGALVPLAFSPLISAALPIPADFTLHIQPLFQAAVYGFLTATLFTLWPLAKARDIRAASLFRDAAGRINAWPRRRYVLITGLVLATLIGVVTGFSEIPKLALWATGGIVAALLLLMLAALGLRKLAGWMGRSKWVRGKPALRLAFGAIGGPGSEAIPVVLSLGLGLTVLAAIGQIDTNLRNAIARDLPAIAPAYFFIDIQKDQLDPFLTLARSDAGVTQVDTAPMLRGVITRINDIPAIEVAGDHWVIRGDRGITYAENPPENSRITQGEWWPVDYTGPPLISFAEEEANEIGLKIGDMLTVNILGRDITARIANLRAVDFSDASINFVVTMNPAALAGAPHSSIATVYASEQAEAGLLRTMMKQFPNVTAIRVRDAIARVSKALNGIAAATSYAAAATLLTGFAVLIGAAAAGEQARTFEAAVLKTIGASRWRILTSFMLRAAIMGAAAGLVALLAGAVVAWGVISFVMGASYQFDLVSALMVIAGGAGATLLSGLAFAWRPLSARPAHILRMRE from the coding sequence GTGAGCCTGTCGATTGCCACACGCATCGCGCGGCGTGAATTGCGCGGCGGATTGCAGGGGTTTCGCATTTTTCTGGCCTGTTTGTTGTTGGGCGTGGGTGCGATTGCTGCCGTTGGCACGGTGCGTGTCAGCATTGAACAAGGGTTGCAACAAGAGGGCGCAACGATCCTTGGCGGGGACGCCGAGGTTTCCTTTACCCACCGATCTGCGGGCGACGAGGAACAGGCATGGCTGGCAAACACAGCAAATGTCCTATCCGAAATCATCGACTTTCGCTCGATGGTGGTGCTCCAGCGGGGCGAGACGATTGAAACCGGTCTGACACAGGTCAAAGCCGTTGATAATGCCTATCCTTTATATGGCGCGGTCGTTTTGAAACCGGATATCCCGCTGGCCCAAGCGTTGGCTGTTAAAGACGCGCTACCCGGTGCGGTCATGCAAAAGATCCTGATTGACCGGTTGGGCCTGAAGATTGGTGACCGGTTCCGCTTGGGCGAACAAGAATTTCGTCTTGCGGCCGCGCTGGTCCGTGAACCTGATAGTGCCGGCAGCGGCTTTGGACTGGGTCCGCGCACTATTGTTGCAACGACAGCGTTGAAACAATCCGGCCTGATCCAGCCAGGATCCTTGTTCGAAGTGCATTACCGGATGTTACTGGCGAAAGATGCCAACCTTGATCAGTTAAAATCCCAAGCCGAAGAGCAGTTCAGCACCCGTGGCCTACGTTGGCGCGACAGCCGCAACGGTGCCCCCGGTATCCAGCTGTTTGTCGAGCGGATTGCCTCGTTTCTGGTCATCGTCGGCCTTGCCGGTCTGGCGGTGGGCGGGGTCGGGGTTTCAGCGGCTGTGCGTTCGTATCTCGGGGGTAAAACCGCCACCATTGCCACGCTCAAAACGTTGGGTGCCGACGGGCGCACCATATTTCAGGTCTATATGATCCAGATCGGGGTTCTGACCATTCTGGGGGTTGGTCTGGGGGTGGCTTTCGGGGCGCTGGTGCCGCTGGCCTTCTCTCCGCTGATCTCGGCGGCATTGCCAATCCCTGCAGATTTCACCTTGCATATTCAACCGCTGTTTCAGGCTGCGGTTTACGGGTTTCTAACGGCGACCCTGTTCACCCTGTGGCCGCTGGCCAAGGCCCGTGATATCCGCGCTGCCAGCCTGTTTCGGGATGCGGCGGGCCGTATCAATGCATGGCCCCGTCGCCGGTATGTTTTAATAACGGGTCTGGTATTGGCAACGCTGATTGGCGTTGTCACCGGTTTTTCCGAAATTCCGAAACTGGCGCTTTGGGCCACAGGCGGGATTGTTGCGGCGTTATTGCTGTTGATGCTGGCCGCTTTGGGTCTGCGCAAGCTAGCAGGCTGGATGGGACGCTCGAAATGGGTGCGCGGCAAGCCTGCATTGCGCCTTGCGTTCGGCGCTATTGGTGGGCCGGGTAGCGAAGCGATACCCGTGGTTTTATCACTGGGTTTGGGCCTGACAGTGCTGGCTGCCATTGGCCAGATCGACACCAACCTGCGCAATGCTATTGCCCGCGATCTGCCTGCGATTGCGCCTGCCTATTTCTTTATCGACATCCAGAAGGATCAGTTGGACCCATTCCTGACACTTGCGCGCTCTGACGCTGGTGTAACCCAGGTGGACACAGCCCCGATGCTGCGCGGTGTGATCACCCGCATCAATGATATTCCCGCCATAGAGGTCGCAGGAGACCACTGGGTGATCAGAGGGGATCGCGGCATTACCTATGCCGAGAACCCGCCGGAGAACTCTCGTATCACACAGGGCGAATGGTGGCCCGTCGATTACACCGGCCCACCCCTGATCAGTTTCGCCGAGGAAGAAGCAAACGAGATCGGCCTGAAAATCGGTGATATGTTAACGGTGAATATACTTGGCCGCGATATCACCGCCCGCATTGCCAATTTACGCGCTGTGGATTTCTCGGACGCCAGTATCAATTTTGTAGTCACGATGAATCCCGCCGCACTGGCTGGTGCGCCGCACTCCTCGATCGCAACTGTCTATGCCTCCGAACAGGCCGAGGCCGGATTGCTGCGCACAATGATGAAGCAATTTCCCAATGTCACGGCCATCCGTGTTCGCGATGCCATCGCGCGGGTCTCAAAAGCGCTGAACGGAATCGCGGCCGCCACATCCTATGCCGCAGCAGCGACCCTGTTAACGGGATTTGCCGTGTTGATCGGGGCGGCGGCGGCTGGCGAGCAGGCACGCACATTCGAGGCCGCCGTGCTTAAGACCATCGGGGCGTCGCGGTGGCGCATCCTGACAAGTTTCATGCTTCGCGCCGCCATTATGGGGGCTGCAGCAGGTCTGGTTGCTTTGTTGGCGGGGGCTGTTGTGGCATGGGGGGTGATCAGTTTCGTTATGGGGGCGAGTTACCAGTTTGACCTGGTTTCAGCACTCATGGTGATAGCAGGCGGTGCAGGTGCAACGTTGTTGTCAGGACTGGCCTTTGCATGGCGTCCCCTTTCAGCACGCCCAGCACATATATTGCGAATGCGGGAATAG
- a CDS encoding ABC transporter ATP-binding protein, translating into MSETILTLKDVQLSLSANAGVVEILHDISLDVARGETLGLVGPSGSGKSSLLMLMGGLEQATAGEVHALGQNLTDMNEDALARFRRNHMGIVFQSFHLIPTMTALENVATPLELAGVVDAFERAEAELNALGLGARIDHYPSQMSGGEQQRVALARASATRPEILLADEPTGNLDETTGASIIDAMLGLREQYGTTIILVTHAADLAARCDRIVRLRDGRIDSETRQQAAE; encoded by the coding sequence ATGTCCGAGACAATCCTGACCCTAAAAGACGTCCAGCTTAGCCTTTCAGCCAATGCTGGTGTGGTCGAAATCCTGCACGATATATCGTTGGACGTTGCCCGCGGCGAAACGCTGGGGTTAGTTGGGCCATCTGGGTCTGGCAAATCGTCTCTCCTGATGTTGATGGGCGGTCTGGAACAGGCCACCGCTGGCGAGGTGCATGCGCTAGGCCAGAACCTGACCGATATGAACGAGGACGCACTTGCCCGCTTTCGTCGTAATCATATGGGCATAGTATTTCAATCTTTCCACCTTATTCCGACAATGACCGCGCTGGAAAATGTCGCTACTCCGCTGGAACTGGCGGGGGTTGTGGATGCGTTCGAGCGGGCCGAAGCCGAATTGAATGCATTGGGCTTGGGCGCGCGGATTGACCATTACCCGTCGCAAATGTCGGGTGGCGAGCAACAACGGGTTGCTCTGGCCCGCGCGTCGGCCACACGCCCTGAAATATTACTGGCGGACGAACCGACCGGCAATCTGGACGAGACCACAGGCGCATCGATCATCGACGCCATGCTGGGATTGCGTGAGCAATACGGAACAACAATTATTCTGGTCACACATGCCGCTGATCTGGCTGCACGCTGCGACCGGATTGTGCGGCTTCGCGACGGGCGCATTGATTCCGAAACCCGCCAACAGGCAGCCGAGTGA
- a CDS encoding arylesterase, translated as MAAEPVVIAALGDSLTQGYGLPRKDGFVPQLENWLKAQGEDVRILNAGVSGDTTAGGLSRIDWTLTPDVQGLIVILGGNDLLRGIDPATSRANIAAILKVANNRELPVMLVGMPAPGNFGSDYMAQFDAIYPELSKKYGTLFFANFFSPLLEGSAKIPARKYMQADGIHPNAAGVGVIVEVIGPVVQSLISLARER; from the coding sequence ATGGCTGCGGAACCTGTTGTTATTGCTGCTCTTGGTGACAGTCTGACCCAAGGCTATGGATTGCCACGCAAAGACGGTTTTGTGCCACAGTTGGAAAACTGGTTGAAAGCACAAGGCGAAGATGTGCGTATCCTGAACGCTGGCGTGTCAGGGGATACAACGGCAGGCGGGCTATCCCGCATTGACTGGACACTAACGCCGGATGTGCAGGGGCTGATTGTGATCCTGGGTGGCAATGACCTTTTACGCGGCATTGATCCAGCAACAAGCCGCGCGAACATCGCTGCAATCCTGAAAGTTGCCAATAATCGCGAATTGCCTGTGATGTTAGTCGGGATGCCTGCGCCAGGAAATTTCGGATCGGATTACATGGCCCAGTTTGATGCAATATATCCCGAGCTTTCCAAAAAATATGGGACTCTGTTTTTCGCAAACTTTTTTTCCCCGCTGCTTGAAGGCTCGGCCAAAATTCCAGCACGAAAATACATGCAAGCGGATGGCATTCACCCCAATGCTGCAGGCGTTGGGGTAATCGTTGAAGTGATCGGTCCTGTGGTGCAATCGTTGATATCGCTTGCTCGCGAGCGTTAA
- a CDS encoding carnitinyl-CoA dehydratase encodes MTENPIKTRTIGKVLEVTLDRPKANAIDLATSRIMGQVFAGFRDDPDLRVAILTGAGDKFFCPGWDLKAAADGDAVDGDYGVGGFGGLQELPDLNKVVIAAVNGIACGGGLELMLSCDLIMAADHASFALPEIRSGTIADAASLKLPKRIPYHVAMDLLLTGRWFDVQEAQQLGVVNYVYPADQLLEKAHELAAELAAGPSLVQAAIKEVVREAENMKFQDALDKITGSVFPTIKTLYSSDDQLEGARAFAEKRDPVWKGE; translated from the coding sequence ATGACAGAAAACCCGATCAAGACCCGTACAATCGGCAAGGTGCTGGAAGTCACCCTTGACCGGCCCAAGGCCAATGCGATTGATCTGGCGACCAGCCGGATCATGGGACAGGTATTTGCCGGTTTTCGCGATGATCCGGATTTGCGTGTGGCAATCCTGACAGGGGCGGGTGACAAGTTCTTTTGCCCCGGCTGGGATCTGAAAGCTGCAGCTGACGGGGATGCGGTGGATGGCGACTATGGCGTCGGGGGTTTTGGCGGGTTGCAGGAACTGCCTGATTTGAACAAGGTGGTGATTGCCGCGGTCAACGGCATTGCCTGCGGTGGCGGGCTGGAGCTGATGCTGTCTTGTGATTTGATCATGGCGGCAGATCACGCCAGTTTCGCCCTGCCGGAAATCCGGTCAGGCACGATTGCCGATGCTGCGTCACTAAAGCTGCCAAAACGCATTCCTTACCACGTTGCGATGGACCTGTTGCTGACGGGCCGCTGGTTTGATGTGCAAGAGGCGCAGCAATTGGGGGTGGTGAACTATGTGTATCCGGCGGATCAATTGTTGGAAAAGGCGCATGAATTGGCCGCTGAACTGGCCGCCGGTCCATCCTTGGTTCAGGCCGCGATCAAAGAAGTGGTGCGCGAGGCCGAGAACATGAAATTCCAGGATGCGCTGGATAAAATTACCGGCAGTGTTTTTCCGACGATAAAAACTTTGTATTCTTCCGATGATCAACTGGAAGGTGCCCGTGCCTTTGCTGAAAAACGTGATCCTGTGTGGAAGGGGGAATAA
- a CDS encoding acetate--CoA ligase family protein produces the protein MNAGLKRLLRPKSIAVIGGGTWCENVIRQSGAFGFEGDIWPVHPGRAKIAGLPTYPDIEALPTAPDAAFIGINRHATIEAVATLSEKGAGGVVCFASGFLEAKAEDSSGANLQAQLLQAAGDMTVIGPNCYGFINALDGALLWPDQQGLQHLQSGVAIITQSSNIAINLTMQRRGLPLAYVVTAGNQAQTGLAEIGMEILRDDRVTALGLHIEGIGDIRALEALADTARMTGKSIVALKVGNSDQARAATVSHTASLAGSAAGASALLRRLGIAQVATLPELTEALKLLHVTGPLPSNHIASLSCSGGEASLMADLAGPCGIVFPALTDICNNALRKALGPMVSLANPLDYHTYIWGDVKAMTTTFGAIMQGDIALGIVVADFPRNDRCDPADWDCVIDAVIAAQKASGKPMAIAASLPENMSERVAIRLIENGIIPLCGLPEALTAARVGAECGQIHPAPPQPVLLPQTPNRYAPLNEAKAKAALAAYGVQVPHACRADSIQDLARALQGLAYPLVLKGEGLAHKSEAGAVVLGLANADQVLNAAKDMPTNSFLVEEMITGCLCELLVGVVLDPAHGYVLTLGAGGVLTELLRDTASLLIPASRADIKSALRGLRIYAQLNGYRGSPAADLPAVIDAVMAIQSYVIDNHGQAIEIEVNPLMCLADDAIAADALIRTGEKT, from the coding sequence GCTGAAAAGGCTGCTACGCCCTAAATCCATTGCCGTGATCGGCGGCGGGACTTGGTGCGAAAACGTGATCCGGCAATCAGGCGCTTTCGGGTTTGAGGGAGACATTTGGCCAGTCCACCCCGGACGCGCCAAAATAGCCGGATTGCCGACCTACCCGGATATCGAAGCCCTGCCAACCGCCCCCGATGCAGCATTCATCGGCATTAATCGTCACGCCACGATCGAAGCCGTGGCAACGCTGTCAGAAAAAGGGGCGGGTGGCGTGGTATGCTTTGCCAGCGGGTTTCTGGAAGCCAAGGCCGAGGACAGCAGCGGTGCCAACCTGCAAGCACAACTGCTGCAAGCGGCAGGCGACATGACGGTGATCGGGCCGAATTGCTATGGTTTCATCAACGCACTGGATGGCGCTTTGCTATGGCCCGACCAGCAGGGTCTGCAGCATCTGCAAAGCGGCGTCGCCATCATCACACAATCCAGCAATATCGCCATCAACCTGACCATGCAGCGCCGCGGTCTGCCGCTAGCCTATGTGGTAACGGCCGGCAATCAGGCCCAAACCGGTCTGGCCGAAATTGGTATGGAAATACTGCGGGATGATCGCGTGACAGCCCTTGGCCTGCATATCGAGGGTATAGGCGACATTCGCGCACTCGAGGCTTTGGCAGATACGGCGCGTATGACGGGCAAATCCATTGTGGCCCTGAAGGTTGGCAATTCCGATCAGGCCCGTGCTGCCACAGTTTCGCACACCGCTTCGCTAGCGGGCAGCGCCGCCGGTGCTTCGGCTCTGCTGCGGCGGTTGGGAATTGCACAAGTCGCCACCCTGCCCGAACTTACAGAGGCACTGAAACTGCTGCATGTGACCGGGCCATTGCCCAGCAACCACATCGCCTCCCTGTCCTGCTCGGGGGGCGAGGCCAGCTTGATGGCTGATCTAGCCGGCCCGTGTGGGATTGTATTTCCAGCATTGACCGACATCTGCAACAATGCTCTGCGCAAGGCACTTGGGCCAATGGTCAGTCTAGCCAATCCGCTGGATTATCATACCTATATCTGGGGCGATGTTAAGGCAATGACCACGACCTTTGGTGCGATAATGCAGGGGGATATCGCCCTTGGCATTGTGGTGGCCGATTTCCCGCGCAATGACCGTTGCGATCCGGCAGATTGGGACTGTGTGATCGATGCTGTCATTGCGGCGCAAAAAGCAAGCGGCAAGCCGATGGCGATTGCCGCATCATTACCAGAAAACATGTCCGAAAGGGTTGCCATACGCCTGATCGAAAACGGGATCATCCCCCTGTGTGGCCTGCCCGAAGCCCTAACCGCCGCACGGGTCGGTGCCGAATGTGGCCAAATACACCCTGCCCCGCCCCAGCCGGTGTTATTGCCCCAAACACCGAACCGGTACGCACCCCTGAACGAAGCAAAAGCAAAGGCCGCGCTTGCAGCTTATGGGGTTCAGGTACCGCATGCCTGTCGCGCGGATTCAATACAGGATTTAGCGCGCGCGTTGCAGGGCTTAGCCTATCCGCTGGTTCTGAAAGGCGAGGGGTTGGCCCACAAAAGCGAGGCCGGAGCAGTTGTGCTGGGGCTAGCCAACGCCGATCAGGTGTTGAACGCCGCCAAGGACATGCCCACCAACAGTTTTCTGGTCGAGGAGATGATCACAGGCTGCCTATGCGAATTGCTGGTTGGCGTGGTGCTGGACCCGGCGCACGGGTATGTTCTGACACTTGGCGCGGGCGGCGTGTTGACGGAACTGTTGCGTGATACCGCCAGCCTGCTGATCCCGGCCAGCCGCGCCGATATCAAAAGCGCCCTGCGCGGGCTGAGAATATACGCGCAACTAAACGGGTATCGCGGCAGCCCCGCCGCTGACCTGCCCGCCGTTATTGACGCAGTGATGGCAATCCAGTCCTATGTCATCGACAATCACGGGCAGGCCATCGAAATCGAGGTTAACCCGCTTATGTGTCTGGCCGATGATGCCATTGCCGCCGATGCCCTGATCCGAACTGGAGAAAAAACATGA